A genomic region of Phragmites australis chromosome 2, lpPhrAust1.1, whole genome shotgun sequence contains the following coding sequences:
- the LOC133910243 gene encoding germin-like protein 1-3 produces MAKLVTFLLAAFAVLLALAAPSLAGDPDMLQDICVADYKSLQGPLRLNGFPCKRPENVTENDFFSDALANPGKTGNEVGSAVTTANVEKLPGLNTQGVSMARIDYAPWGVNPPHVHPRATEMILVIEGSLDVGFITTANKLYARTVCKGEVFVFPRGLVHYQKNNGNTPAAIISAFNSQMPGTQSVAETLFGASPTVPTDVLARTFQIDGGLVEAMKSKFPPK; encoded by the exons ATGGCCAAGCTCGTCACtttcctcctcgccgccttcgCCGTCCTCCTGGCGCTCGCCGCCCCCTCCCTCGCCGGCGACCCCGACATGCTCCAGGACATCTGCGTCGCCGACTACAAATCCCTCCAGGGCC CTCTGAGGCTGAACGGATTCCCGTGCAAGAGGCCGGAGAACGTGACGGAGAACGACTTCTTCTCCGACGCGCTGGCGAACCCCGGAAAAACCGGCAACGAGGTGGGGTCGGCGGTGACGACGGCGAACGTGGAGAAGCTCCCGGGGCTCAACACCCAGGGAGTGTCCATGGCGCGCATCGACTACGCGCCGTGGGGCGTGAACCCGCCGCATGTCCACCCGCGCGCCACCGAGATGATCTTAGTGATCGAGGGCTCCCTCGACGTCGGCTTCATCACCACCGCCAACAAGCTCTACGCCCGCACCGTCTGCAAGGGCGAGGTCTTCGTCTTCCCCCGCGGCCTCGTCCACTACCAGAAGAACAACGGCAACACGCCGGCCGCGATCATCTCGGCGTTCAACAGCCAGATGCCGGGTACGCAGTCCGTCGCCGAGACCCTCTTCGGCGCCTCGCCAACGGTGCCCACCGACGTGCTGGCCAGGACGTTCCAGATCGACGGCGGCCTCGTGGAGGCCATGAAATCCAAGTTCCCGCCCAAGTAG
- the LOC133910244 gene encoding germin-like protein 1-4, with translation MAPKLPAVLLAACAFLLALAAPLVAGEPDMLQDICVADYKSLKGPLRVNGFPCKREMNVTADDFFFGGLAKAADVYSGNPMGSAVTTADVEKLPGLNTLGVSMARVDYAPWGGVNPPHVHPRATEILFVVEGTLEVGFVTSANRLLRRTVSKGEVFVFPRGLVHFQWSVGEAPAVAISAFDSQLPGTLPVAGALFGASPALPTDMLARAFQTDGGVVENIKSKFPPM, from the exons ATGGCGCCCAAGCTCCCCGCCGTTCTCCTTGCCGCCTGCGCCTTCCTCCTTGCGCTCGCAGCCCCGCTGGTCGCCGGCGAACCCGACATGCTCCAGGACATCTGCGTCGCCGACTACAAATCCCTTAAGGGCC CGCTGCGGGTGAACGGGTTCCCGTGCAAGCGTGAGATGAACGTGACGGCGGACGACTTCTTCTTCGGCGGGCTGGCAAAGGCGGCCGACGTGTACTCGGGCAACCCCATGGGATCGGCGGTGACGACGGCGGACGTGGAGAAGCTCCCGGGTCTCAACACCCTGGGCGTGTCCATGGCGCGCGTGGACTACGCCCCGTGGGGCGGCGTGAACCCGCCGCACGTGCACCCGCGCGCCACCGAGATCCTCTTCGTCGTGGAGGGCACCCTCGAGGTGGGCTTTGTCACCTCCGCGAACAGGCTCCTCAGGCGGACCGTCTCCAAGGGCGAGGTGTTCGTCTTCCCCCGCGGCCTCGTGCACTTCCAGTGGAGCGTCGGGGAGGCGCCCGCCGTGGCCATCTCGGCGTTCGACAGCCAGCTGCCGGGCACGCTGCCGGTGGCCGGGGCGCTATTCGGTGCCTCTCCGGCTTTGCCGACAGACATGCTGGCGCGGGCATTCCAGACCGACGGCGGAGTGGTGGAGAACATCAAGTCCAAGTTCCCGCCCATGTAG
- the LOC133909609 gene encoding F-box protein At3g54460-like, giving the protein MDDAAHRKLCGYLRAVLSLPSWDATGAASIPPLSACSLTACGAVPLAPLPDDGPQPRSKWRASVGGGSVVRLLRTLVANRCVEVEGRVLRIVTRSVGEGDDAVVETRAVVLLDVYLPVAAWSGWQFPRSRTAAAAVFKHVSCNWDARNAFLAFDWNSHDSPHSEDQCIWSCTDCHVLGCEDHQVSSISNNEKAFDLHEIFQALPSVRMEKSMQIARITPDAAALELGIWSVPDDVLNKILIRLKPRDLIRVAVTCHHLRTLAASIMPCMKLKLFPHQEAAVEWMLKREQNSQVLAHPLYKDFCTEDGFPFYINVTSGEIFTGNAPTVNDFCGGMFCDEPGLGKTVTALSLILKTHGTLAYPPQGVDVRWCMHKPGKKYGYYELSGSCSSNRNSPSSGSKKLLGKDVIREDPYSSGLHSGDSVCSTRSSRKRGRLVSPDPTAVMLHAASEKSSASSHSEVCPMSATHVLKFTKNSRQVRKNLMDAYSDESVGNKRKRGTTSELSETWVQCDACRKWRRLADGTVLDFTTAWFCTMNTDPARQKCTAPEESWDLKTKITYLPGFYKKSTLPGNEENVSFFTSILKDNVAMINSETKKALLWLAKLSPTKHLEMESIGLTRPVLDTCATIGKGLRPYYKIFQAFGLVRKIEKGVTRWYYPSMLDDLAFDSTALGFALEKPLDLVRFYLSRATLIVVPANLIDHWTAQIQRHVSSDTLNVFVWGDYKKPSAHNLAWDYDIVITTFSRLSAEWGPRKRSALKQIHWFRVILDEGHTLGSSLAVTNKLQMAVSLVASNRWILTGTPTPNTPTSQVAHLHPMLKFLHDEVYGQNYQSWDSGIHRPFDAQMEEGRARLVQLLQRTMISARKADLKNIPPCIKKITFLDFNEGHARSYNELVATIRRNILMADWNDPSHVESLLNLKQWKFRATTIKNVRLSCCVAGHIKVAEAGQDIQETMDLLVQQGLDPSSDEYQLIRYALLNGADCFRCKDWCRLPVITPCRHLLCLNCVALDSEKCTLPGCGNHYEMQSPETLARPENPNPKWPVPKNLIELQPSYKQDDWDPDWQSTSSSKVAYLVEKLRSLRETGINHGNSTYITNGAGHVSAPSCQPHTKLDKVIIFSQFLEHIHVIQQQLTIAGITYAGMYSPMPLGNKRSALTKFQDDPMCMALLMDGTAALGLDLSFVTHVFLMEPIWDRSMEEQVISRAHRMGATRPIHVETLAMRGTIEEQMLKLLQDSNACRKMVNKGTSSTDNGGGRPHRSLHDFAESSYLAQLNFV; this is encoded by the exons ATGGACGACGCCGCGCACCGCAAGCTCTGCGGCTACCTTCGCGccgtcctctccctcccctcttgGGACGCAACAGGAGCCGCTTCCATCCCCCCGCTCTCCGCATGCTCCCTCACCGCCTGCGGCGCCGTGCCCCTCGCGCCGCTCCCCGACGACGGGCCCCAACCGCGGTCCAAGTGGAGGGCGTCCGTCGGCGGCGGGAGCGTCGTGCGCCTGCTGAGGACGCTCGTGGCGAACCGGTGCGTGGAGGTGGAGGGCAGGGTGCTGAGAATTGTGACGAGGAGCGTGGGGGAAGGGGACGATGCGGTGGTGGAGACGAGGGCGGTGGTGCTGCTCGACGTGTACCTGCCCGTCGCCGCCTGGTCCGGGTGGCAGTTCCCGCGCTCCCGCACCGCAGCCGCCGCGGTCTTCAAGCATGTCAG TTGCAACTGGGATGCTAGGAATGCTTTCCTTGCTTTCGACTGGAATTCTCATGACAGTCCACACAGTGAGGACCAGTGTATTTGGAGCTGCACTGATTGTCACGTCCTTGGTTGCGAGGACCATCAGGTATCATCTATATCAAATAACGAGAAGGCATTTGATCTGCACGAAATCTTCCAAGCCCTCCCTAGTGTTAGGATGGAGAAGAGCATGCAGATAGCAAGAATAACACCAGATGCTGCAGCACTGGAATTGGGTATTTGGTCTGTCCCTGATGATGTATTGAATAAGATACTGATTCGACTTAAGCCTAGGGATTTGATAAGAGTAGCAGTGACTTGTCATCATCTAAGGACTCTTGCTGCCTCTATTATGCCTTGCATGAAGCTTAAGCTTTTTCCCCATCAAGAGGCTGCTGTCGAATGGATGTTAAAGCGAGAGCAGAACTCACAGGTCCTAGCACATCCTCTTTACAAGGATTTCTGCACTGAAGATGGTTTCCCTTTCTACATAAATGTTACCTCAGGTGAAATATTTACCGGAAATGCTCCAACCGTAAATGATTTCTGTGGAGGTATGTTTTGTGATGAACCTGGGTTAGGGAAGACGGTAACCGCACTCTCTCTTATTCTGAAAACGCATGGAACACTGGCGTACCCTCCACAAGGGGTGGATGTGAGATGGTGCATGCATAAGCCAGGTAAAAAATATGGATACTATGAGCTAAGTGGGAGCTGCTCTTCTAATAGAAACAGCCCTTCATCTGGGTCAAAAAAGCTTTTGGGGAAGGATGTGATAagagaagatccatattcaaGTGGGCTACATAGTGGTGATTCTGTGTGCAGTACCAGATCTTCAAGAAAGAGAGGCAGGTTAGTGAGCCCTGATCCAACTGCAGTCATGTTGCATGCTGCGAGTGAGAAGTCTTCAGCTTCATCACACAGCGAAGTGTGTCCAATGTCAGCTACTCATGTACTGAAGTTCACTAAAAACTCGAGACAAGTTAGGAAAAACCTCATGGATGCATACAGCGACGAATCAGTTGGCAATAAAAGGAAGAGAGGCACCACCTCTGAGTTAAGTGAGACCTGGGTTCAGTGTGATGCTTGCAGAAAGTGGCGGAGGTTAGCAGATGGAACTGTTCTTGATTTTACCACAGCATGGTTTTGCACTATGAACACTGACCCTGCACGACAGAAATGCACCGCTCCAGAGGAATCCTGGGATTTGAAGACAAAAATAACCTATTTGCCAGGATTTTACAAGAAAAGTACATTGCCCGGAAATGAGGAAAACGTGTCATTTTTCACAAGCATATTGAAAGATAATGTTGCTATGATCAATTCAGAAACCAAGAAGGCTTTGTTATGGTTGGCAAAACTGTCTCCCACTAAACATCTCGAAATGGAATCTATTGGTTTGACTCGCCCGGTTCTAGATACGTGTGCAACCATAGGCAAGGGTCTTCGTCCATATTACAAGATTTTTCAAGCATTTGGCCTTGTGAGAAAGATTGAGAAAGGTGTGACTCGATGGTACTATCCCTCTATGCTTGATGATTTGGCTTTTGATTCGACAGCACTTGGTTTTGCTCTTGAAAAACCGCTGGATTTAGTAAGGTTTTATTTATCTAGGGCCACCTTGATAGTGGTACCTGCTAACTTAATTGATCACTGGACAGCGCAGATACAGCGGCATGTGTCCTCGGACACCCTTAATGTTTTTGTGTGGGGAGATTACAAGAAGCCGTCTGCTCACAACCTTGCTTGGGACTATGACATCGTCATAACCACCTTCAGCAGATTAAGTGCAGAATGGGGTCCACGGAAGAGAAGTGCATTAAAGCAAATCCACTGGTTCAGGGTTATATTGGATGAAGGGCACACATTAGGTTCCAGCCTCGCTGTGACAAACAAATTACAGATGGCTGTCTCTTTGGTTGCATCAAATAGGTGGATATTAACTGGTACACCTACACCAAATACACCAACTAGTCAGGTTGCTCATCTTCACCCCATGCTTAAGTTTCTTCATGATGAAGTTTATGGTCAAAACTACCAGTCATGGGACTCTGGAATCCATAGGCCTTTTGATGCACAAATGGAAGAGGGACGCGCTCGTCTTGTGCAGCTGCTTCAGAGGACAATGATTAGTGCAAGAAAAGCAGACCTGAAAAATATTCCTCCTTGCATCAAAAAGATAACTTTCCTAGACTTCAATGAAGGACATGCAAGAAGTTACAATGAACTGGTCGCTACTATTCGCCGAAATATACTGATGGCTGATTGGAACGACCCTTCTCATGTGGAATCCCTTCTCAACCTCAAGCAGTGGAAATTCCGTGCTACTACTATAAAGAATGTCCGTTTATCTTGCTGTGTTGCTGGGCATATCAAAGTAGCCGAAGCTGGTCAGGACATACAGGAAACAATGGATTTACTGGTGCAGCAgggtcttgatccttcttcagACGAATATCAATTGATAAGATATGCTCTTTTAAATGGTGCCGATTGTTTCAG GTGTAAAGATTGGTGTCGTTTGCCTGTTATCACACCCTGTCGACATCTTTTGTGCCTTAATTGTGTAGCTCTTGATAGTGAGAAATGCACATTACCTGGTTGTGGCAATCATTATGAGATGCAGTCTCCTGAGACTCTTGCAAGGCCAGAAAATCCAAACCCTAAATGGCCAGTGCCCAAGAATCTAATTGAGTTGCAGCCTTCATATAAGCAG GATGACTGGGATCCAGATTGGCAATCAACATCTAGCAGCAAAGTTGCTTATTTGGTTGAGAAGCTGAGAAGTCTGCGAGAAACAGGCATAAATCATGGAAACTCTACTTACATAACCAATGGTGCTGGTCATGTTAGTGCACCATCTTGTCAACCACATACAAAGTTGGACAAAGTAATAATATTTTCTCAGTTTCTGGAGCATATTCATGTCATTCAGCAGCAG CTGACTATTGCTGGAATAACATATGCGGGAATGTACAGTCCCATGCCTTTAGGGAATAAG AGAAGTGCATTAACGAAGTTTCAAGATGATCCAATGTGCATGGCTTTACTCATGGATGGAACTGCTGCGCTGGGCCTTGATTTGAGTTTTGTGACACATGTTTTTCTCATGGAACCTATATGGGACAGGAG TATGGAGGAACAAGTTATTAGCCGGGCACATCGAATGGGTGCTACTCGTCCAATACATGTCGAAACTTTGGCTATGCGTGGTACCATCGAAGAGCAAATGCTTAAACTTCTGCAG GATTCCAATGCTTGCAGGAAAATGGTGAATAAAGGAACAAGCAGCACTGACAATGGAGGAGGCCGGCCTCATCGTAGTCTCCATGATTTTGCTGAAAGCAGCTATCTGGCGCAACTCAACTTTGTTTAG
- the LOC133909610 gene encoding PH, RCC1 and FYVE domains-containing protein 1-like yields the protein MSDASSDLGGIRAGPVERDIEQAITSLKKGAYLLKYGRRGKPKFCPFRLSNDESVLIWFSGKEEKHLRLSHVSRIIPGQRTAIFQRYPRPEKECQSFSLISNDRSLDIICKDKDEAEVWFAGLKTLISRSHQRKWRTESRSDIISSGATSPRTYTRRSSPLSSPFSSNDSVHKDGSENYRLHTPYGSPPKNGLEKAFSDVVLYAAPPKGFFPSDSNAGSVHSMSSGHSDNTNGHPRGIPMDAFRVSYSSAVSSSSHGSGHDDGDALGDVFIWGEGTWEGLLGGGSSRVGCSSSAKMDCLVPKPLEFAVRLDVQNISCGGRHATLVTKQGEIYSWGEESGGRLGHGVDCDVSQPKLIDALSHMNIELVACGEYHTCAVTLSGDLYTWGDGTFKFGLLGHGNDVSHWVPKRVNGPLEGIHVSSISCGPWHTALVTSAGQLFTFGDGSFGVLGHGDRESISVPREVESLKGLRTVRAACGVWHTAAVVEVMVGNSSSSNCSSGKIFTWGDGDKGRLGHGDKEPRLVPTCVAALVEPNFCHVACGHCLTVVLTTSGHVYTMGSAVYGQLGNPQADGMLPVRVEGKLHKNFVEEISCGAYHVAVLTSRTEVYTWGKGANGRLGHGDTDDRNTPTLVEALKDKQVRSVVCGINFTAAICIHKWVSGVDQSMCSGCRQPFNLRRKRHNCYNCALVFCHSCSSKKSQKASLAPNPNKPYRVCDSCYNKLTKGLEADMHSSAKRGATVQGFNETIDEELETRSNAQLSRLSSMESFKHVDSRHSKKNKKFEFNSTRISPVPNGSSHWSGLNISRSFNPVFGSSKKFFSASVPGSRIVSRATSPISRRASPPRSTTPTPTLGGLTSPRVVVNDGKPTNDALNQEVLNLRSQVENLTRKSQLLEVELERTTKQLKEAISIAGEETAKCKAAKEVIKSLTAQLKGMAERLPGAAAKNSKLPLLPGIPIPSDVSAMATESLGSPSSSGEQITNGHNGLLASNGPSSIRNKTSHPEVGKNGSRLPDAESCHESEWVEQDEPGVYITLTALPGGVRDLKRVRFSRKRFSETQAEQWWQENRARVYQQYNVRVVDKSTASVDNDIASH from the exons ATGTCGGACGCCTCGTCGGATCTCGGCGGCATCCGGGCGGGGCCCGTGGAGCGCGACATCGAGCAG GCTATCACTTCTCTCAAGAAAGGTGCTTACTTGTTGAAGTATGGGCGTAGAGGAAAGCCAAAGTTTTGTCCATTTAGGTTATCCAAT GACGAATCTGTATTGATATGGTTCTCAGGGAAAGAGGAGAAACATCTAAGGTTGAGCCATGTATCCAGGATAATTCCTGGACAACGGACC GCAATTTTTCAGAGGTATCCACGACCTGAGAAGGAATGCCAGTCTTTTTCTCTAATTTCAAATGATAGGTCATTGGATATT ATATGCAAAGACAAAGATGAAGCTGAGGTATGGTTTGCTGGGCTGAAAACATTGATTTCCCGTAGTCATCAAAGAAAATGGAGAACTGAATCAAGAAGTGATATCATCTCATCTGGTGCAACTAGTCCAAGGACATACACACGACGGAGTTCTCCGTTGAGTTCTCCCTTCAGCAGCAATGACAGTGTCCACAAG GATGGCAGTGAAAATTACCGACTCCATACTCCATATGGGAGCCCACCAAAGAATGGCTTGGAGAAGGCCTTTTCTGATGTTGTGTTGTATGCAGCTCCTCCCAAGGGCTTCTTCCCATCAGATTCTAATGCTGGATCAGTCCATTCTATGTCTTCTGGACACTCTGATAACACAAATGGGCACCCCAGAGGCATCCCGATGGACGCTTTCAGGGTCAGTTATTCAAGTGCTGTTAGTTCATCTAGTCATGGTTCTGGTCATGATGATGGTGATGCTTTAGGCGATGTTTTCATATGGGGAGAAGGAACTTGGGAAGGACTTCTTGGTGGCGGTAGTTCGAGAGTTGGTTGCTCCTCAAGTGCAAAGATGGATTGCCTTGTACCAAAACCATTAGAATTTGCCGTGCGACTTGATGTGCAGAACATATCTTGTGGAGGAAGGCATGCCACACTTGTCACTAAGCAAGGAGAGATATACTCTTGGGGTGAGGAATCAGGGGGCCGGCTTGGTCATGGTGTAGATTGTGATGTGTCGCAGCCAAAGCTCATTGATGCTCTTTCTCATATGAACATTGAGCTGGTAGCATGTGGTGAATACCACACTTGTGCTGTTACACTATCTGGAGATCTTTACACATGGGGAGATGGCACCTTCAAATTTGGGCTTCTGGGTCATGGGAATGATGTCAGTCACTGGGTACCAAAACGGGTGAATGGACCATTAGAGGGTATACATGTTTCATCAATTTCATGTGGACCTTGGCACACGGCACTAGTAACTTCTGCTGGGCAGCTTTTCACATTTGGAGATGGATCTTTTGGGGTACTAGGCCATGGAGATCGTGAAAGTATCTCAGTCCCCAGGGAAGTTGAATCCCTAAAAGGGCTGCGCACCGTGCGGGCAGCTTGTGGAGTTTGGCACACTGCTGCAGTCGTAGAAGTCATGGTTGGAAATTCAAGTTCTAGCAATTGTTCATCTGGCAAGATATTTACATGGGGTGATGGCGATAAAGGTCGCTTAGGACATGGTGACAAGGAACCACGACTTGTCCCAACATGTGTGGCTGCTTTGGTGGAGCCCAATTTTTGTCATGTTGCTTGTGGGCATTGCTTGACAGTGGTTCTTACAACTTCTGGGCATGTGTATACGATGGGCAGTGCTGTCTATGGTCAACTTGGGAACCCACAAGCAGATGGTATGCTTCCTGTACGTGTTGAAGGGAAGCTTCACAAAAACTTCGTGGAGGAGATTTCATGTGGTGCTTATCATGTCGCTGTCTTGACCTCTAGGACTGAGGTGTACACATGGGGTAAAGGTGCAAATGGGCGGTTAGGTCATGGTGATACTGATGATAGGAATACTCCTACATTGGTTGAAGCACTGAAAGATAAGCAAGTCAGAAGTGTTGTCTGTGGAATTAACTTCACTGCAGCAATATGCATTCACAAATGGGTATCTGGAGTGGATCAATCAATGTGCTCTGGTTGCCGTCAGCCATTTAACTTGAGGAGAAAACGTCATAATTGCTACAACTGTGCTCTGGTATTTTGTCATTCCTGCAGCAGTAAAAAGTCTCAGAAAGCTTCATTGGCACCAAATCCAAACAAACCTTACCGTGTCTGTGATAGCTGTTACAACAAATTGACGAAGGGGCTCGAGGCAGACATGCATTCTTCAGCAAAGCGGGGTGCTACTGTTCAGGGATTTAATGAAACAATTGATGAGGAGCTGGAAACAAGATCAAATGCCCAACTATCAAGATTGTCTTCAATGGAATCTTTTAAGCATGTGGATAGTAGacattcaaagaaaaataagaagttTGAATTTAACAGCACTCGTATTTCCCCTGTTCCAAATGGAAGTTCACATTGGAGTGGACTCAACATTTCAAGATCTTTCAATCCTGTCTTTGGATCTTCAAAGAAGTTTTTCTCAGCATCTGTTCCTGGATCTAGAATTGTTTCTAGGGCAACATCACCAATTTCAAGAAGAGCAAGCCCTCCGCGATCTACAACACCAACACCTACTTTAGGGGGTCTAACGTCCCCAAGAGTTGTTGTCAATGATGGCAAGCCAACAAATGATGCACTAAACCAAGAGGTTCTAAATTTGAGGTCTCAG GTAGAGAATCTTACCAGGAAGTCTCAACTTCTCGAAGTGGAGCTTGAGAGGACTACCAAACAATTGAAGGAGGCTATTTCCATTGCCGGCGAAGAAACTGCAAAGTGCAAGGCGGCAAAGGAAGTAATCAAGTCACTCACTGCACAA TTGAAGGGCATGGCAGAGAGATTACCTGGAGCAGCAGCCAAGAACAGCAAACTACCACTGCTTCCTGGAATTCCCATTCCAAGTGACGTATCAGCTATGGCTACAGAAAGTTTGGGCAGCCCAAGCAGTTCCGGAGAACAAATTACAAATGGTCATAATGGATTACTTGCTTCAAATGGACCAAGTTCTATTAGGAATAAGACAAGTCATCCAGAAGTTGGCAAGAATGGAAGTAGGTTACCTGATGCAGAATCCTGCCATGAGTCTGAATGGGTGGAGCAAGATGAACCAGGCGTTTACATTACTCTCACTGCCTTGCCTGGAGGTGTCAGAGATCTCAAGCGGGTTCGTTTCAG CCGTAAGAGATTCAGCGAGACGCAGGCAGAACAATGGTGGCAGGAGAATCGGGCAAGGGTATACCAGCAGTACAATGTCCGCGTGGTTGACAAATCAACCGCCAGTGTTGATAATGATATTGCATCTCACTGA